In Coregonus clupeaformis isolate EN_2021a chromosome 15, ASM2061545v1, whole genome shotgun sequence, one genomic interval encodes:
- the LOC121582818 gene encoding fructose-1,6-bisphosphatase 1 produces the protein MSDRSAFDTNVVTLTRFVLEEGRKAKGTGELTTLLNSICTAVKAISTAVRKAGIANLYGIAGSTNVTGDQVKKLDVLSNDLVINMIKSSFTSCVLVSEEDERALIVEPEKQGKYIVCFDPLDGSSNIDCLVSIGTIFAIYRKTTDDEPNEKDALQSGRHIVAAGYALYGSATMMVLSTGQGVNCFMLDPSIGEFILTDKDVKIKKRGKIYSLNEGYAQHFYPDVTEYLKKKKYPEDGSAPYGGRYVGSMVADVHRTLVYGGIFLYPANVKSPKGKLRLLYECNPMSFIIEQAGGMATTGEMNVLDIQPDNIHQRVPVVLGSPEDVQEYIAIYKKTRM, from the exons ATGTCCGACCGGAGCGCATTCGACACTAATGTCGTTACCCTCACGAGATTCGTGctggaggagggaaggaaggcgAAGGGAACGGGAGAACTGACAACGCTCCTCAACTCCATCTGCACAGCCGTAAAAGCCATCTCCACCGCTGTCAGGAAAGCTGGGATTGCCAACCT cTATGGCATTGCTGGGAGCACCAACGTGACAGGTGACCAGGTGAAGAAGCTAGATGTTCTGTCCAACGACCTGGTCATCAACATGATTAAGTCCTCCTTCACCTCCTGTGTCCTGGTGTCAGAGGAGGACGAGAGGGCACTCATCGTGGAACCAGAGAAACAG gGAAAATATATTGTGTGCTTCGACCCACTTGATGGCTCGTCAAACATTGACTGTCTTGTATCAATTGGAACAATTTTTGCCATCTACAGAAAG ACGACAGACGATGAGCCCAATGAGAAGGACGCACTGCAGTCTGGACGTCACATTGTTGCCGCCGGTTACGCCCTCTACGGCAGTGCCACCATGATGGTGCTCTCCACAGGGCAAGGGGTCAACTGCTTCATGCTGGACCCT TCCATCGGGGAGTTCATCCTGACAGACAAGGATGTGAAGATCAAGAAGAGAGGAAAGATCTACAGTCTAAACGAAGGTTATGCTCAGCACTTCTACCCAGACGTCACAGAGTACCTGAAGAAGAAGAAATACCCAGAG GATGGCAGTGCCCCCTATGGTGGGCGTTATGTTGGTTCAATGGTGGCTGATGTGCACAGGACTCTGGTGTATGGAGGCATCTTCTTATACCCTGCCAATGTCAAGAGCCCCAAGGGAAAG CTAAGGCTGCTGTACGAGTGCAACCCTATGTCGTTCATCATCGAGCAGGCTGGAGGCATGGCCACCACAGGGGAGATGAACGTGCTGGACATCCAGCCAGACAACATCCACCAGCGGGTGCCTGTAGTCCTGGGCTCCCCTGAAGACGTCCAGGAGTACATCGCCATCTACAAGAAGACACGCATGTGA